The Roseimicrobium gellanilyticum DNA segment GGCCGCGCTGCTTGCCATCACAGGGCTTACAGCCCAGGCCAAGCCACCGACCTCTGAAGTGAATACCACCGGTCTCGCGGTGACCGATGATACGGTGACGGTGGGCCAGCTGCACTCTGCCACGGGAACGATGGCCATCTCCGAGACGGGTTCCATCCAGGCGGAGCAGCTCGCGATTGACCAGATCAACGCCGCTGGTGGTGTGCTCGGTCGACAGATCAAGGTCATCAAGGAAGACGGCGCCAGTGACTGGCCCACCTTCGCGGAGAAGGCCAAGAAGCTCCTCGTGAGTGACAAGGTCGGCACCGTGTTCGGCTGCTGGACCTCCGCCTCACGCAAGGCGGTGCTTCCGGTCTTCGAGAAGGAGAATGGCATGCTCTACTACCCCACCTTCTATGAAGGCCTGGAGCAGTCCAAGAACGTGATCTACACCGGCCAGGAGGCCACGCAGCAGATCATTGCCGGTCTCGACTGGATCGTGAAGGAGAAGAAGGCCAAGACCTTCTACCTCATCGGCTCCGACTACATATGGCCCCGTACTTCCGCCAAGATTGCCCGCAAGCACATTGAGAATGTGATCAAGGGCACCGTCGTGGGTGAGGAGTACTACGCCCTCGGTCACACGCAGTTCGGTTCCTTGATCAACAAGATCAAGCTGAAGAAGCCGGACGTCATCTACGCAATCGTCGTGGGTGGCTCGAACGTGTCCTTCTACAAGCAGCTCAAGGCCGCGGGCATCACCAGCGCCAAGCAGACGCTCCTTACCATCTCGGTGACTGAGGACGAAGTGCTCGGCATCGGTGGTGAAAACCTCGTGGGCTTCTATTCTGCCATGAAGTACTTCCAGAGCCTCGACAACGAGAACAACAAGGCCTTCGTGAAGGCCTTCAAGGACAAGTACGGCGCAAACAGCGTGATCGGTGACGTGACGCAGGCGGGCTACCTTGGTCCCTGGTTGTGGAAGGCTGCGGTGGAAAAGGCGAACAGCTTCGACATCGACAAGATTGCCGCGGCATCCCCCGGACTTGAGCTCACCACGGCACCGGAAGGTTACGTGAAGGTCCACCCGAACCACCACCTGTGGAGCAAGCTCCGCATCGGCCAGTGGCAGGACGATGGCCAAGCCAAAGTTCTCTACGAATCCGAGCTCATCGAGCCCGATCCGTTCCCCAAGGGTTATCAATAAACCCATCTGAAAATTCCCCCTACCACTCCCGCGACGTGGCACAACCGGCGAAGTGCCGTGCTCGCGGGAGGGGCGGGAGGACCCAGACACCAGCGCTGGGTCCTCCATTCTCCAGATAAGTAGAAAGATAGCTCTGCAGCTTCAGCGCCGCGCACATCACACACCCTTCGACCGCTTCGGTCCCACTCACACCCCCACCAGACATGGAATACAGTTGGGAAGACCTACAAAACATTTTCCTCATGCAGGGCTTCGCAGGCATCAGCCTGTTCAGCGTGCTGCTTCTCATGGGCCTCGGCCTGGCTGTGATCTTCGGCCAGATGGGCGTCATCAATATGGCTCACGGCGAGTTCATGGCGCTCGGCGCCTACACCGTGTACCTCTGCTCCACACTCACGCACGAGTACGCTCCGTCTTTTGGTCCCTACTATTTCGTTGTCGCCATCTTCATTGCCTTCTTCATCTGCGCCGTGGTCGGTGCACTGGTCGAGTGGGGATTGATACGACATCTCTATCATCGACCGTTGGATACCTTGCTGGCCACCTGGGGCCTGAGTTTGATCATGCAGCAAGGTTTCCGCTCCATCTTTGGAGCACGTGAAGTGACTCCCACGCTGCCTGAGTGGCTCATGGGTTCTTACTCACCCAAGGAAGGTCTCGATATTCCAATCAACGGCATGTTCGTGCTCGGTCTCGCCATTGCCGTCTCCATGGGGCTGCTGCTCTTCATGTTCAAGTCCTCCTTCGGTCTTCGCCTTCGCGCCACGGTGCAGAATCGCAAGATGAGCGCCGCCGTCGGCATCAATACCGAGCGCGTGGACCGGCTGGCCTTTGCACTCGGGTGCGGCATTGCCGGCATCGCCGGTGCGGCCTTCACTACCATCGGCTCCACCGGTCCGGACAGTGGCAGCCGCTACATCGTGGATGCCTTCCTCGTGGTGGTCTTCGGTGGTGCCGCCAGCCTCATGGGTTCGCTCGCCTCTGCT contains these protein-coding regions:
- the urtB gene encoding urea ABC transporter permease subunit UrtB, which codes for MEYSWEDLQNIFLMQGFAGISLFSVLLLMGLGLAVIFGQMGVINMAHGEFMALGAYTVYLCSTLTHEYAPSFGPYYFVVAIFIAFFICAVVGALVEWGLIRHLYHRPLDTLLATWGLSLIMQQGFRSIFGAREVTPTLPEWLMGSYSPKEGLDIPINGMFVLGLAIAVSMGLLLFMFKSSFGLRLRATVQNRKMSAAVGINTERVDRLAFALGCGIAGIAGAAFTTIGSTGPDSGSRYIVDAFLVVVFGGAASLMGSLASAFGIAQAQSILEFFLEGTKGKVATLLVIVVALMFRPQGLFPSKVRAH
- the urtA gene encoding urea ABC transporter substrate-binding protein; translation: MAALLAITGLTAQAKPPTSEVNTTGLAVTDDTVTVGQLHSATGTMAISETGSIQAEQLAIDQINAAGGVLGRQIKVIKEDGASDWPTFAEKAKKLLVSDKVGTVFGCWTSASRKAVLPVFEKENGMLYYPTFYEGLEQSKNVIYTGQEATQQIIAGLDWIVKEKKAKTFYLIGSDYIWPRTSAKIARKHIENVIKGTVVGEEYYALGHTQFGSLINKIKLKKPDVIYAIVVGGSNVSFYKQLKAAGITSAKQTLLTISVTEDEVLGIGGENLVGFYSAMKYFQSLDNENNKAFVKAFKDKYGANSVIGDVTQAGYLGPWLWKAAVEKANSFDIDKIAAASPGLELTTAPEGYVKVHPNHHLWSKLRIGQWQDDGQAKVLYESELIEPDPFPKGYQ